The Columba livia isolate bColLiv1 breed racing homer chromosome 18, bColLiv1.pat.W.v2, whole genome shotgun sequence genome includes a region encoding these proteins:
- the LOC110365798 gene encoding uncharacterized protein LOC110365798 isoform X1 has translation MLCCCCLSATSEEREPLPVNTRQPCRNIGLFNKEGTLTMKLVNVRAIDTLFSDVAEAFNEQHGDHSEMLRAARGLREVCGCAPTAALTACMDTLRHEHGASKVQVHVEGYSFSLVVKEKQVPEKLKRVQRHMGELSRSTKRVLARTTTLREMICSMLQNQNELEERIKTANPEYLNQVRLESNLRENMQKLSLAKELSEQYDGAARSVLREMAKLAGSVLEGAPETGAE, from the exons ATGCTCTGCTGTTGCTGTCTCTCAGCTACTTcagaagag CGGGAACCCCTTCCTGTAAACACAAGGCAGCCCTGTCGAAACATTG GGCTCTTCAATAAGGAGGGGACCCTCACGATGAAGCTGGTGAACGTACGTGCCATCGACACCCTGTTCTCCGATGTCGCCGAGGCGTTCAACGAGCAGCACGGGGATCACTCTGAGATGCTGCGGGCTGCCCGAGGGCTGCGGGAGGTTTGTGGCTGCGCTCCCACGGCCGCTCTCACCGCCTGCATGGACACCCTGCGGCATGAGCACG GTGCCTCCAAGGTGCAGGTGCATGTGGAGGGCTATAGCTTTTCGCTCGTTGTAAAGGAGAAGCAAGTGCCTGAAAAACTGAAGCGGGTCCAGCGGCACATGGGGGAGCTGAGTCGTTCCACAAAGCGCGTCCTTGCGAGAACAACGACGCTTCGGGAAATGATCTGCTCGATGCTTCAGAACCAGAATGAGCTGGAAGAGAGGATCAAAACCGCAAACCCAGAGTATCTGAACCAGGTACGGCTAGAAAGTAACCTGAGAGAGAACATGCAAAAACTCAGCCTGGCCAAGGAGCTCTCCGAGCAGTATGATGGAGCAGCCAGGAGCGTCTTGAGGGAAATGGCCAAGTTGGCTGGCTCAGTGCTGGAGGGGGCTCCTGAAACAGGGGCTGAATAG
- the LOC110365798 gene encoding uncharacterized protein LOC110365798 isoform X4, with protein sequence MKLVNVRAIDTLFSDVAEAFNEQHGDHSEMLRAARGLREVCGCAPTAALTACMDTLRHEHGASKVQVHVEGYSFSLVVKEKQVPEKLKRVQRHMGELSRSTKRVLARTTTLREMICSMLQNQNELEERIKTANPEYLNQVRLESNLRENMQKLSLAKELSEQYDGAARSVLREMAKLAGSVLEGAPETGAE encoded by the exons ATGAAGCTGGTGAACGTACGTGCCATCGACACCCTGTTCTCCGATGTCGCCGAGGCGTTCAACGAGCAGCACGGGGATCACTCTGAGATGCTGCGGGCTGCCCGAGGGCTGCGGGAGGTTTGTGGCTGCGCTCCCACGGCCGCTCTCACCGCCTGCATGGACACCCTGCGGCATGAGCACG GTGCCTCCAAGGTGCAGGTGCATGTGGAGGGCTATAGCTTTTCGCTCGTTGTAAAGGAGAAGCAAGTGCCTGAAAAACTGAAGCGGGTCCAGCGGCACATGGGGGAGCTGAGTCGTTCCACAAAGCGCGTCCTTGCGAGAACAACGACGCTTCGGGAAATGATCTGCTCGATGCTTCAGAACCAGAATGAGCTGGAAGAGAGGATCAAAACCGCAAACCCAGAGTATCTGAACCAGGTACGGCTAGAAAGTAACCTGAGAGAGAACATGCAAAAACTCAGCCTGGCCAAGGAGCTCTCCGAGCAGTATGATGGAGCAGCCAGGAGCGTCTTGAGGGAAATGGCCAAGTTGGCTGGCTCAGTGCTGGAGGGGGCTCCTGAAACAGGGGCTGAATAG
- the LOC110365798 gene encoding uncharacterized protein LOC110365798 isoform X3: protein MLCCCCLSATSEEREPLPVNTRQPCRNIGLFNKEGTLTMKLVNVRAIDTLFSDVAEAFNEQHGDHSEMLRAARGLREVCGCAPTAALTACMDTLRHEHGASKVQVHVEGYSFSLVVKEKQVPEKLKRVQRHMGELSRSTKRVLARTTTLREMICSMLQNQNELEERIKTANPEYLNQVLYLQTSSGLRQVLQP from the exons ATGCTCTGCTGTTGCTGTCTCTCAGCTACTTcagaagag CGGGAACCCCTTCCTGTAAACACAAGGCAGCCCTGTCGAAACATTG GGCTCTTCAATAAGGAGGGGACCCTCACGATGAAGCTGGTGAACGTACGTGCCATCGACACCCTGTTCTCCGATGTCGCCGAGGCGTTCAACGAGCAGCACGGGGATCACTCTGAGATGCTGCGGGCTGCCCGAGGGCTGCGGGAGGTTTGTGGCTGCGCTCCCACGGCCGCTCTCACCGCCTGCATGGACACCCTGCGGCATGAGCACG GTGCCTCCAAGGTGCAGGTGCATGTGGAGGGCTATAGCTTTTCGCTCGTTGTAAAGGAGAAGCAAGTGCCTGAAAAACTGAAGCGGGTCCAGCGGCACATGGGGGAGCTGAGTCGTTCCACAAAGCGCGTCCTTGCGAGAACAACGACGCTTCGGGAAATGATCTGCTCGATGCTTCAGAACCAGAATGAGCTGGAAGAGAGGATCAAAACCGCAAACCCAGAGTATCTGAACCAG GTTTTGTACTTGCAGACCAGCTCAGGACTGAGACAAGTTTTGCAGCCCTGA
- the LOC110365798 gene encoding uncharacterized protein LOC110365798 isoform X6, whose amino-acid sequence MLCCCCLSATSEEREPLPVNTRQPCRNIGLFNKEGTLTMKLVNVRAIDTLFSDVAEAFNEQHGDHSEMLRAARGLREVCGCAPTAALTACMDTLRHEHGASKVQVHVEGYSFSLVVKEKQVPEKLKRVQRHMGELSRSTKRVLARTTTLREMICSMLQNQNELEERIKTANPEYLNQTNTWCLTRDY is encoded by the exons ATGCTCTGCTGTTGCTGTCTCTCAGCTACTTcagaagag CGGGAACCCCTTCCTGTAAACACAAGGCAGCCCTGTCGAAACATTG GGCTCTTCAATAAGGAGGGGACCCTCACGATGAAGCTGGTGAACGTACGTGCCATCGACACCCTGTTCTCCGATGTCGCCGAGGCGTTCAACGAGCAGCACGGGGATCACTCTGAGATGCTGCGGGCTGCCCGAGGGCTGCGGGAGGTTTGTGGCTGCGCTCCCACGGCCGCTCTCACCGCCTGCATGGACACCCTGCGGCATGAGCACG GTGCCTCCAAGGTGCAGGTGCATGTGGAGGGCTATAGCTTTTCGCTCGTTGTAAAGGAGAAGCAAGTGCCTGAAAAACTGAAGCGGGTCCAGCGGCACATGGGGGAGCTGAGTCGTTCCACAAAGCGCGTCCTTGCGAGAACAACGACGCTTCGGGAAATGATCTGCTCGATGCTTCAGAACCAGAATGAGCTGGAAGAGAGGATCAAAACCGCAAACCCAGAGTATCTGAACCAG
- the LOC110365798 gene encoding uncharacterized protein LOC110365798 isoform X5, whose amino-acid sequence MLCCCCLSATSEEREPLPVNTRQPCRNIGLFNKEGTLTMKLVNVRAIDTLFSDVAEAFNEQHGDHSEMLRAARGLREVCGCAPTAALTACMDTLRHEHGASKVQVHVEGYSFSLVVKEKQVPEKLKRVQRHMGELSRSTKRVLARTTTLREMICSMLQNQNELEERIKTANPEYLNQTSSGLRQVLQP is encoded by the exons ATGCTCTGCTGTTGCTGTCTCTCAGCTACTTcagaagag CGGGAACCCCTTCCTGTAAACACAAGGCAGCCCTGTCGAAACATTG GGCTCTTCAATAAGGAGGGGACCCTCACGATGAAGCTGGTGAACGTACGTGCCATCGACACCCTGTTCTCCGATGTCGCCGAGGCGTTCAACGAGCAGCACGGGGATCACTCTGAGATGCTGCGGGCTGCCCGAGGGCTGCGGGAGGTTTGTGGCTGCGCTCCCACGGCCGCTCTCACCGCCTGCATGGACACCCTGCGGCATGAGCACG GTGCCTCCAAGGTGCAGGTGCATGTGGAGGGCTATAGCTTTTCGCTCGTTGTAAAGGAGAAGCAAGTGCCTGAAAAACTGAAGCGGGTCCAGCGGCACATGGGGGAGCTGAGTCGTTCCACAAAGCGCGTCCTTGCGAGAACAACGACGCTTCGGGAAATGATCTGCTCGATGCTTCAGAACCAGAATGAGCTGGAAGAGAGGATCAAAACCGCAAACCCAGAGTATCTGAACCAG ACCAGCTCAGGACTGAGACAAGTTTTGCAGCCCTGA
- the LOC110365798 gene encoding uncharacterized protein LOC110365798 isoform X7, whose product MLCCCCLSATSEEREPLPVNTRQPCRNIGLFNKEGTLTMKLVNVRAIDTLFSDVAEAFNEQHGDHSEMLRAARGLREVCGCAPTAALTACMDTLRHEHGASKVQVHVEGYSFSLVVKEKQVPEKLKRVQRHMGELSRSTKRVLARTTTLREMICSMLQNQNELEERIKTANPEYLNQKL is encoded by the exons ATGCTCTGCTGTTGCTGTCTCTCAGCTACTTcagaagag CGGGAACCCCTTCCTGTAAACACAAGGCAGCCCTGTCGAAACATTG GGCTCTTCAATAAGGAGGGGACCCTCACGATGAAGCTGGTGAACGTACGTGCCATCGACACCCTGTTCTCCGATGTCGCCGAGGCGTTCAACGAGCAGCACGGGGATCACTCTGAGATGCTGCGGGCTGCCCGAGGGCTGCGGGAGGTTTGTGGCTGCGCTCCCACGGCCGCTCTCACCGCCTGCATGGACACCCTGCGGCATGAGCACG GTGCCTCCAAGGTGCAGGTGCATGTGGAGGGCTATAGCTTTTCGCTCGTTGTAAAGGAGAAGCAAGTGCCTGAAAAACTGAAGCGGGTCCAGCGGCACATGGGGGAGCTGAGTCGTTCCACAAAGCGCGTCCTTGCGAGAACAACGACGCTTCGGGAAATGATCTGCTCGATGCTTCAGAACCAGAATGAGCTGGAAGAGAGGATCAAAACCGCAAACCCAGAGTATCTGAACCAG